The Kwoniella shandongensis chromosome 11, complete sequence genome has a segment encoding these proteins:
- a CDS encoding 60S ribosomal protein uL5: MKDLRIEKLVINISVGESGDRLTRAAKVLEQLTGQSPVTSKARYTIRSFQIRRNEKIAVHVTIRGPKAEEVLERALKVKEYELRKRNFSETGNFGFGIEEHIDLGIKYDPGIGIFGMDFFVVMGRPGMRVARRKHAVGRVGHSHKVTPEATISWFKQRFDGIVSR; the protein is encoded by the exons ATGAAGGACCTTCGAATTGAGAAGCTCGTCATCA ACATCTCCGTTGGTGAATCAGGTGATAGACTCACCCGAGCTGCCAAGGTGCTCGAGCAACTTACCGGTCAATCCCCCGTCACCTCCAAGGCCCGATACACCATCCGATCATTCCAAATCCGAAGGAACGAAAAGATCGCCGTCCACGTCACCATCCGAGGACCCAAGGCTGAGGAAGTTTTGGAGCGAGCCTtgaaggtcaaggagtacgagttgaggaagaggaacttCTCCGAGACTGGAAACTTTGGTTTCGGTATCGAGGAGCACATCGATTTGGGTATCAAGTACGACCCCGGAATCGGTATCTTCGGTATGgacttcttcgtcgtcatgGGTCGACCCGGTATGCGAGTCGCTAGGAGGAAGCACGCCGTCGGCCGTGTCGGTCACTCCCACAAGGTCACTCCTGAGGC CACCATCTCTTGGTTCAAGCAGCGATTCGACGGTATCGTTTCTCGTTAG